One window of the Falco biarmicus isolate bFalBia1 chromosome 2, bFalBia1.pri, whole genome shotgun sequence genome contains the following:
- the UBASH3A gene encoding ubiquitin-associated and SH3 domain-containing protein A, with protein sequence MAVAETQLYAKVSNKHRSKSTSVLLESLLAKGFPAHIAQKALAATGQKTIEDAAKWLHSHCNDPSLDDPIPQEYALYLCPTGHLHNHLQEFWKESKRQCGKNRAHEIFPHVTLCDFFTCEDQKVELLYDILKRVGNSFLQRFPPAISLSLHSSTSYLGFFIGDSHANILKEFALAFSSEASALADCHVKPCQKQLHLTLAHKFYPHHQKTLEQLAKCINPGETCQWVAALYSRDMRFVHYQTLRALFQYKPQNIDELMINAGDFIYVDPTQQSDVSEGWVIGTSHRTGCRGFLPENYTERANESDTWVKHREYVFATASRFLTQTESEPNVKLNGEVHNPSTSRSVSNVLSLQLSQNATLRRGVLVMRHGEGVDQVFGKSWLQQCLTADGKYYRADLNFPSTLPKRKDSVKQFENDPPISCCGIFQSRLIGEALLDQEVTVSYVYSSPSLRCIQTAQHVLQGLKLDQKIKIRVEPGLFEWTKWETSKVIPNFMTVTELAEASYRIDTNYRGNFPLSSLVPSESYEEFVSRSSAVIKQIIAACTSKGIILIVGHGSSLVSFIRPLIGLPTRDSSDFAQVVRKIPSLGMCFCEELKEENKWQMVNPPVKTLTHGANAAFNWRNGIVED encoded by the exons ATGGCGGTGGCTGAGACACAGCTGTATGCAAAGGTGTCCAACAAGCACAGGAGCAAAAGCACCTCTGTGCTCCTCGAGTCTCTCCTTGCCAAAGGATTCCCAGCTCATATCGC gcaAAAAGCCTTGGCTGCTACTGGACAAAAGACAATAGAAGATGCTGCAAAATG GTTGCACTCCCACTGCAACGATCCCTCTTTGGATGACCCAATCCCTCAGGAGTATGCTCTTTACTTGTGTCCCACTGGCCATTTGCATAACCACCTGCAAGAGTTTTGGAAGGAGAGCAAGCGCCAGTGTGGGAAAAACAGAGCCCATGAGATTTTTCCACACGTCACTCTCTGCGATTTCTTCACg tgtgaAGACCAGAAAGTGGAATTATTGTATGACATCTTAAAGCGAGTTGGTAACAGCTTTTTACAGCGCTTTCCACCAGCCATTTCCCTTTCACTACATTCATCCACCAGCTACCTTGGCTTCTTCATTGGTGACAGCCATGCAAATATCCTCAAAGAATTTGCTCTGGCATTCTCGTCAGAGGCTTCAGCCCTGGCAG ATTGCCATGTGAAGCCCTGCCAAAAGCAGCTCCACCTTACCTTGGCTCACAAGTTTTATCCTCACCATCAGAAGACTTTGGAACAACTGGCCAAATGCATTAACCCAGGGGAGACCTGCCAGTGGGTAGCTGCTCTCTACTCACGGGACATGCGTTTTGTGCATTACCAG ACACTGAGAGCCCTATTCCAGTACAAGCCCCAGAACATTGATGAACTCATGATCAATGCCGGGGACTTTATCTATGTTGACCCGACGCAGCAGTCTGACGTGAGTGAAGGCTGGGTGATCGGGACCTCACATCGGACTGGCTGCAGGGGTTTTCTTCCCGAAAACTACACTGAGAGGGCCAATGAGTCGGACACGTGGGTTAAGCACAG GGAATATGTTTTTGCAACAGCTTCGAGATTCCTCACCCAAACTGAAAGTGAACCTAATGTGAAGCTGAATGGAGAAGTCCATAATCCTAGTACATCAAGGAGTGTAAGCAATGTACTTTCTCTTCAG CTGTCTCAGAATGCCACTCTGCGAAGAGGCGTGCTGGTGATGCGCCACGGGGAAGGAGTTGATCAAGTCTTTGGCAAATCTTGGCTTCAGCAGTGCTTGACTGCAGATG gaaaatactACAGAGCAGATCTGAACTTCCCTTCCACCCTGCCGAAGCGGAAAGATAGTGTGAAGCAGTTTGAAAATGATCCTCCTATATCTTGCTGTGGTATTTTCCAGTCAAGGCTTATAG GGGAAGCTCTGCTGGACCAGGAGGTGACAGTCAGCTACGTGTACTCATCACCCTCTCTCCGCTGCATACAGACAGCTCAACACGTACTGCAGG GGCTTAAATTAGatcaaaaaatcaaaatcaggGTGGAACCAGGACTGTTTGAATGGACTAAGTGGGAAACAAGCAAAGTAATTCCTAACTTCATGACTGTGACAGAACTGGCAGAGGCATCTTACAGAATAGATACAAATTACAG GGGTAACTTCCCACTCTCTTCTCTGGTGCCGTCGGAAAGTTACGAAGAATTTGTAAGCAGAAGCTCTGCGGTTATAAAACAGATCATCGCTGCCTGCACCAGCAAAG GTATCATCCTCATTGTGGGCCATGGTTCTTCCTTAGTATCTTTCATCCGACCTCTGATAGGGCTTCCCACCAGAGACAGCAGTGACTTTGCCCAGGTGGTACGAAAG ATCCCTTCGCTGGGCATGTGTTTCTGCGAAGAGCTGAAAGAGGAGAACAAATGGCAGATGGTCAACCCACCAGTGAAGACGTTAACTCATGGAGCAAATGCAGCATTTAACTGGAGAAATGGTATCGTGGAAGATTAG